The Campylobacter concisus sequence AATTGCTCGCAAAAGGTGTTATAAGAGATGTTGCTAGGGTTTGCGATATGCCTTATGCTGAAGCCGATGCGATGGCAAAGCTAATACCTGATGAACTTGGTATTACGCTAAAAGATGCTTATGAAAAAGAGCCAAAGATAGCTGAGCTCATCAGCCAAAATCCAAAGGCAGCTAAAATTTGGAAATTTGCACTTGATCTTGAGGGGCTAAATAGAAACGCTGGTCAGCACGCAGCAGGTGTCGTTATCTCAAATGAGGAGCTGTGGAACAAAACTCCGCTATTTCGTCAGCCAAACAGCCCAGAAGATCGCTATGTTACGCAGTATAGCCTTAAATATCTTGAGGATGTGGATTTAATTAAATTTGACTTTCTTGGACTAAAAACACTAACGGTTATCGATAATGCCATAAAGCTGGTAAAACAACGAACTGGCAAGGATATCATTTGGGAGCAGATCGATAAAAACGATTCTAATGTTTATAAAATGATACAAAGTGGCCAAGCGATAGGAATTTTCCAAATCGAGGGCGAAGGCATGAGAAAGCTAGGAACTAGTTTGCGTCCAGACTGCTTCGAGGACATCGTCGCGATGCTAGCACTCTACCGCCCAGGACCGATGGAGAGTGGCATGCTCGATGATTTTGTCAAAAGAAAACATGGCGAGGCCGAGATAACCTACTCATTTAAAGAGCTTGAGCCAATCCTTGCGCCAACATACGGCGTTATCGTCTATCAAGAGCAAGTTATGCAAATCGTTCAAGCCATAGGCGGCTTTAGCCTTGGTGGGGCGGACCTTGTACGCCGTGCGATGGGTAAAAAGATTAAAGAAGAGATGGACAGGCTAAAGGGTGAGTTTGTAAAAGGAGCTGAGGCAAAAGGGCTAAATGGACAAAAAGCAGACGATCTTTTCGAGCTAATTGTAAAATTTGCAGGATATGGCTTTAATAAATCTCACTCCGCAGCTTACGCCTACGTCACATTTCAGACGGCTTATCTTAAGGCCTATTACCCAGCTGAATTTATGGCCGCACTTCTTACAAGTGAAGAGAGCAACGTCGATAAGATCGTTCGCTATATCGATGAGATAAAACGCATAAATATAGACACTTTGCCACCATCTATCAACAAATCAACCAAAGAATTTAGCGTCGTTAAAAATGGTGATCATGATGGCATTATCTTTGGGCTTGGTGCGATTAAAGGCGTTGGCGGAGCGGCTATTGAAAACATTATCACTGAGCGTGAAGCAAATGGCGAGTTTAAGAGTATGGACGACTTTGTTTCAAGGATCGATCCATTTAAAGTAAATAAAAAGGTCTTTGAAAGTCTCATAAAAGCTGGTTGCTTTGATGAGTTTGGCTTTAGTCGTAAGATGCTTATGCAAAATGTAGAAAATATCATAGAAGCTTGCAAGAGTGCTGCTCAGATCCGTAAAAATGCAGTTGAGAGTTTATTTGGCGAAGATGAGAGCATGAACGATGTGAAGATAAATTTTGTCACGATAAATGACGAATTTGACATCAAGCAAATTTTAAAATTTGAGCAAGAGAGCGTTGGTATCTACCTCTCAGGCCACCCGCTTGATGATTATAAAGACGAGATCAACAAGATAAAATATACTCTAAGCTCAGAATTTGAGAGCTTGCCACAAAGTGCTGAAATTTTAGTCGTTGGTAAGATCGAAGACTTTAGCACAAGGATAACCAAAAGTGGCAAGAAAATGGGCACTATAAATGTGCTTGATTTTCACGGAAATATCGAGATCGCAGTCTTTGAAAGAGAGCTTGGTAACATCGAAGATATCGTAAAGGACGAGGCAAAACGCGACCTGCCTTATGCTTTTAGGATAAATATCACAAAAGATGATCAATTTGTAAGGACAAATTTAAACGAGGTTTATAGCCTAGAAGATGCACAAAATTTAGACTTTAAGACAAGAAAACTAAAACAAAACTCTAAATTTTCTAAAAATGAAGAAGCTAGCACGCCTCAAAGAGCAAGAGAATATGCCGAGCTAGAGGTACTTTTATGCCTTAGTGAGCTTAGCAAAGATAAGATAACTAGCCTTTATAATCTTGGCTATAACGAACATATAAAAAGTGGTACAAACAACGATAAACGTCTTGTTATTAAGATAAAAAATGAAAGTACGGCTCAAATTTTTGTCTATAAGACAAAATTTGTTGTAAATGATAGCTTTAAAGAAAAAGCACTTCAAGCAATAGCTTGCTAAGGCCTGGAGAAGCGATGTTTTTAGATAAGCTTGGCGTAGATAAAAGTAACTGGAGCGAGCTTTTTAGCGCATGTGTTGGCAAAGCGACATTACTTCAAAAACGTGCATTTAAGCTACTTGTTGAAGGTAGCAACTGGCAGGTTGATTTTGATAGTGGCAAAATTTACTTTGATGGGCGTGAGTTTGACATGCAGTTTATTGGCTCTGAAAGTTTCTCGTCAAATACGTGGCTTTGGGGTTATGAAAATATAAATGGCTTTGATGAGCGGTTACTCAAGCTTGCAAATAAAGCACGTGAGTTTGGCGAAAAATTTGGACTTAGTGCATTTAGCACGCCACAAATTTGACCTAGATGAAAATTTCAATGGTCACACGATTAGTATGGTTCTTTGCACCGCTTTTAATGAGCAAAATTATTATAGGATAGAGTACGAGGGAGGAGCGGCGTATGTGGCTTTTAGATCAGATGTGGTCTTTGAAGAAGCCAGTGCTTGCAAATGAGCTTTTAGGCGTAGTAAATGAGTGTTTAAGCAGCTACGAGCTAGATCACAAAATCTTTATAAAAGGACTTTTGCTAAGCTGTGATATGAAATTTAGCGAAAGCCCTAATGAAATCGTATCGAATAAATACGAGCTTAGCTTTAAATTTGACGAGCTAAATAGGCTCATAAATATTTCAAGTAAGCTTTAAAATTTAATACCATTTACCACATCAGCGCCAAGTGCTAGCTTCATATGAAGAGAAAACATCTCGTGGTAAAAATCGCCATTATGTCCTGGTATATCGTACGTTTGCGTAAGATCAAACGGCACGATAACTCTTGATTTTTTATTATATTCATTGGCTCGTAGTTTAAGATAACTAACGCACTGATAAACGCACATATCAGTGCAATCCCCAGTGACTATAAAGGTGTCTAGCTCTGGATGCTCTTCTAAGAATTTCTCAAATTCTTTATTAAACGCAATGCTTAAAGAGTTTTTATAAAATGTCTTGAACTCTTTAAAAAAGCTTAGATTTTCTATCTCTTTTACGGTTTTTATCTCATTTGTATCAAGTATGGCATGTGGCAGAAAATTCTCAAATTCTTTTGAATCACTGGTGTGCCTATCTTCTATAAGGATAAAATTTCTAAAGCCAAAATCTTTCCACGCTCTATCAAAAAGTGTCGCGATCCCTTTTGATAAGGCAGCCACTCTTTGACTAGCGAGCGCACCACTACCAGCAAAAGCCTCTATCATATCGATGCAAATAAATGCAACATTTTTTGCTCCATCGTTTGAAATTTCTCTCAAATCAAGCGTTTGAAGAGATTTTTTAAAAGCCTCAAGTTCGTTTTGTATGTTCATTCTTACTCCTTTATTGGTAAATTTATGCAAAATGTTTTTGGATTTAGCGTGATCTCGATACTGCCTTTGTGAGCCTCTATGATCTGCAAACACAGATGCAGTCCAAGGCCGTTTCCTTTTAGCTTGCTGCTTTTAAATGGCTCAAAAACTATAGCTTTGTCTTTGATAGGTTCGCCACTATCGTAAATGATAAATTTATGCTCACTCGGTGTTTTTTCATAGCTTAAAATGATCTCTCCTTCATCATCATCGCTCTCTTCGATGGCATCAATGGCATTAAATAAAATATTTTGAAAAACGATGGCAAGTAGATCAAGGTCACCCATATATTTGCCATCTGGAAATTCTAGGCTAAATTTAATATCCTTTGAATAGTCGTAAAAATTTATAGCCTCTTCGCACTCTTTTTTAAGCCGCGAAAAGTCAAAAATTTGCGCATTTATGTTAAGGCCTTTTGTGAAAAGTAGAGTGGCTTTGATTATGCGTTCGACTCGCCATGTAGCTTTTTGTATTTGATTTACGATAGGCTTTGTGCGTTCATCAGCTCTTTTAAGTAGAGTTGAAGCTAAAAGCGAGATAGAGCCCACTGGATTTCTGATCTCGTGGGCTAGGTGAGCTGCTACTTGGCCCATAGAGGCAAGGCGCTCGGTGCGTTTTTCTACTGTTATGTTTGTTGCAGAGATTATTAGTTTATTGTCTTTAGAGCTTGTTTTAAAAAGATAAATTTGCCCATCTACATTTATCTCGCCCTCTTTTTTTGGTATCTCTTTAAAAATTTTACCAAGTCTTACTGCTTCTGAGTTTTGTAAAAAGATCTCATCATTTTCATCTAATACCCAGATAGCATTTGGCAGAATTTCCACAATATCTTTAATGAAATTTTGCAAGTTTGCGTAAGATGATGTTAAATTTTTATATTCATTTTCTATCAGATAAGTCTGCTCTATCAGGCTTTTTAAGCCAGCTTGAATATCGTGTTCGTTCATTTTAAAAGTTCCTCAAAATCGCTAATTTCATAAAGCCTTAGCCTTTCATCCTTTAAATTTCTTAGCTCGCTACTAAATCCACTCTTTGAAAAAAGAGCAATAATATCTGGCCTGATATTTAGTTTTTCGCATTTTTTTAATAGTAAATTTAGCACGTTTTTACAAACCTTTCTCTCTTTGTATTTTGCCTCGCCGACTATGATCTTGCCACCTATATTTAATAGCATATCAAGCTCTATATTTCTGCTCCAAAAGCTACTTAAAAATATGCCATTAATCATAAATTTTTTTGCCATGAGTTCACCGCATAAAATTTCAAATCCAAGGCTTGCATATTCGTCAAATTCCTTTTTTATGATGGCTAAAATTTCATCATTTCTACCAGCTTTTAGCAAGCTTAAATTTGGCTCTATAAATCTAAACCAAAACCTTGAAAAATGGCTATTAAAATGTATTTTATCCTCAACTTTATAGCCCCTTTCTTCTTTTTTTAGCATTTGGTTTTTTGATCTTTTTGGAAGTACTTCTCTACTTTTTTCTAGCAGTAAAAAATTCTTTTCAAAAAGCTTTGCGTAGACTTTGCTAGCTAGGCTTTGAGGTAAAATTTTATTTACATTAAATTTTTTTCTATCGCTTCGTGCGAGTTTTATGAGGGCAGATTTTATAGCATCGTTTGTATCGGATTCGAAGTAAAATTTTGGCATCAAGGCTAAGAAGTTGTTTAAAATTTCAGCCTCGATCGCTTCAAAAACATCATAATATGAGTGCTTTAAATCAAACTCATCAAAGACGAGATGAAATTTAATAAGTTCATTTATATCTAGGTGTTTCATTCGCTCAAATGTTGATTTTAAAGCTTTTATATTGGCTCCTTTATTTGGGCATTGTAGTATATTTTAGCTAAAGTAATCTATAATGCTACGCAAAAAACAAGGGTTGTGATTTGGTAAATTTAGAGCATATTAGAGAAAATATAATTTTAAAAAATGGCATTTATTATTTTGATTTTACAGCTTCAGGGCTAGCTTATAAACCTATCGAAGATGAGATAGCAAAAATACTTCAAACATACGCAAATACACACTCTATCAGCTCATCAAATGCCTATAAAACCGCTCAAATTTATGAAGATTCAAGACGTGAATTAAAAAGCTTGCTAGGACTTGATGATAGTTTTTATCTTTTTGCTTGTGGCAATGGAGCTACCGGCGCGATAAAGAAATTTCAAGAAATTTTAGGAATTTATGCACCGCCAGCGTTAAAAAAAAGATATGCCCTAAAGCCAGATGAAAATTCTCCACTTGTTGTGCTTGGCCCTTATGAGCATCATTCAAATGAGATAAGCTTTAGGCAAGCACTTTGTGAGGTTGAGCGTATCAGGCTTGATAAAAATGGAGGGATCGACTTTAATCATTTGGAGCAAATTTTAAGGATAAATGTCGGTCGTGAGATCATCGCAACTTTTAGTGTGGCTTCAAATGTGACTGGGGTTTTGAGTGACTACCGCAAAATTTATACTCTTATAAAATCTTATGGCGGCATTGTGGCATTTGATGCTGCAAGTTTTAGCGCTTATGGAAATATTGATTG is a genomic window containing:
- a CDS encoding sensor histidine kinase codes for the protein MNEHDIQAGLKSLIEQTYLIENEYKNLTSSYANLQNFIKDIVEILPNAIWVLDENDEIFLQNSEAVRLGKIFKEIPKKEGEINVDGQIYLFKTSSKDNKLIISATNITVEKRTERLASMGQVAAHLAHEIRNPVGSISLLASTLLKRADERTKPIVNQIQKATWRVERIIKATLLFTKGLNINAQIFDFSRLKKECEEAINFYDYSKDIKFSLEFPDGKYMGDLDLLAIVFQNILFNAIDAIEESDDDEGEIILSYEKTPSEHKFIIYDSGEPIKDKAIVFEPFKSSKLKGNGLGLHLCLQIIEAHKGSIEITLNPKTFCINLPIKE
- a CDS encoding DUF234 domain-containing protein, yielding MKHLDINELIKFHLVFDEFDLKHSYYDVFEAIEAEILNNFLALMPKFYFESDTNDAIKSALIKLARSDRKKFNVNKILPQSLASKVYAKLFEKNFLLLEKSREVLPKRSKNQMLKKEERGYKVEDKIHFNSHFSRFWFRFIEPNLSLLKAGRNDEILAIIKKEFDEYASLGFEILCGELMAKKFMINGIFLSSFWSRNIELDMLLNIGGKIIVGEAKYKERKVCKNVLNLLLKKCEKLNIRPDIIALFSKSGFSSELRNLKDERLRLYEISDFEELLK
- a CDS encoding DUF6882 domain-containing protein, which gives rise to MLRPGEAMFLDKLGVDKSNWSELFSACVGKATLLQKRAFKLLVEGSNWQVDFDSGKIYFDGREFDMQFIGSESFSSNTWLWGYENINGFDERLLKLANKAREFGEKFGLSAFSTPQI
- the dnaE gene encoding DNA polymerase III subunit alpha produces the protein MSENSSFTHLHLHTEYSLLDGANKIKELAHVLHDRGDTAAAITDHGNMFGAIDFYKAMKKEGIKPLIGIEAYVHNGEQLDDKSTKQRFHLILIAKNETGYKNLMYLSSMSYIEGFYYYPRINKKILKEHSEGLVCSSACLQGEVSWHLNLSDRNVKFGAKGYERAKEVALEYKEIFGDDFYLEIMRHGIGDQKRIDDDILRIAKETGIKVIATNDTHYTFKERADAHEVFMCIAMNKTLDDPNRLRHSVHEFFVKSKEQMSELFLDIPEVIENTQEIVDKCNLEIKLGNPTPPNFKFTLEYAKERNLTLPEPENRYSFKNDAVFFEYECRKGLEERLKFVPENLHDEYKKRLEIEIGIINKMNFPGYMMIVWDFINEAKSRGVPVGPGRGSAAGSLVAYSLKITDLDPIPYNLLFERFLNPERVSMPDIDVDFCQSRRGEIIDYVTQKYGKFNVAGVITFGKLLAKGVIRDVARVCDMPYAEADAMAKLIPDELGITLKDAYEKEPKIAELISQNPKAAKIWKFALDLEGLNRNAGQHAAGVVISNEELWNKTPLFRQPNSPEDRYVTQYSLKYLEDVDLIKFDFLGLKTLTVIDNAIKLVKQRTGKDIIWEQIDKNDSNVYKMIQSGQAIGIFQIEGEGMRKLGTSLRPDCFEDIVAMLALYRPGPMESGMLDDFVKRKHGEAEITYSFKELEPILAPTYGVIVYQEQVMQIVQAIGGFSLGGADLVRRAMGKKIKEEMDRLKGEFVKGAEAKGLNGQKADDLFELIVKFAGYGFNKSHSAAYAYVTFQTAYLKAYYPAEFMAALLTSEESNVDKIVRYIDEIKRINIDTLPPSINKSTKEFSVVKNGDHDGIIFGLGAIKGVGGAAIENIITEREANGEFKSMDDFVSRIDPFKVNKKVFESLIKAGCFDEFGFSRKMLMQNVENIIEACKSAAQIRKNAVESLFGEDESMNDVKINFVTINDEFDIKQILKFEQESVGIYLSGHPLDDYKDEINKIKYTLSSEFESLPQSAEILVVGKIEDFSTRITKSGKKMGTINVLDFHGNIEIAVFERELGNIEDIVKDEAKRDLPYAFRINITKDDQFVRTNLNEVYSLEDAQNLDFKTRKLKQNSKFSKNEEASTPQRAREYAELEVLLCLSELSKDKITSLYNLGYNEHIKSGTNNDKRLVIKIKNESTAQIFVYKTKFVVNDSFKEKALQAIAC
- a CDS encoding cysteine hydrolase family protein, giving the protein MNIQNELEAFKKSLQTLDLREISNDGAKNVAFICIDMIEAFAGSGALASQRVAALSKGIATLFDRAWKDFGFRNFILIEDRHTSDSKEFENFLPHAILDTNEIKTVKEIENLSFFKEFKTFYKNSLSIAFNKEFEKFLEEHPELDTFIVTGDCTDMCVYQCVSYLKLRANEYNKKSRVIVPFDLTQTYDIPGHNGDFYHEMFSLHMKLALGADVVNGIKF